In the genome of Quercus robur chromosome 3, dhQueRobu3.1, whole genome shotgun sequence, one region contains:
- the LOC126719683 gene encoding uncharacterized protein LOC126719683, whose product MKRKSSIFWKRFMKGFAETMQALDPWLDDAKGAWPEELPNVLWAYRTTARTPIRGTPFRLTYGTEVVIPVEVGMSSIKREMFHKDSNDDQLRVNLDEVRDGATNKMTKYQQKMANYYNKRVKLRRLDTGDLILRKVTPATRDPAQGKLGPTWEGPYQVGHYSRQGSYHLETLDGQRLLRP is encoded by the exons ATGAAGAGGAAGTCAAGTATATTCTGGAAGAGATTCATGAAGGGGTTCGCGGAGACCATGCAGGCTCTAGATCCTTG GTTGGATGACGCTAAGGGGGCCTGGCCAGAAGAGTTGCCCAATGTCTTGTGGGCTTACCGGACTACAGCAAGAACCCCAATAAGAGGAACCCCTTTCAGACTCACTTATGGCACTGAGGTAGTAATCCCAGTCGAAGTGGGAATGAGCAGTATCAAACGAGAAATGTTCCACAAGGACAGCAACGATGATCAGCTAAGAGTCAACTTGGACGAAGTCAGAGACGGAGCCACTAACAAGATGACGAAGTATCAGCAGAAGATGGCCAATTACTACAACAAGAGAGTGAAGCTCAGACGACTTGACACAGGGGACCTCATCCTACGCAAAGTTACCCCGGCGACCAGAGATCCTGCCCAAGGGAAACTTGGCCCAacttgggaaggaccctaccaGGTCGGCCATTACTCCAGACAAGGCAGCTATCACCTAGAAACCTTAGACGGGCAGAGACTCCTACGACCATGA